The following proteins are encoded in a genomic region of Gemmatimonadota bacterium:
- a CDS encoding outer membrane beta-barrel protein: MNRRFLFSICLTLALPISIMAEDQKSAPKIKFTGYGELIYSHFDYGPDQKSGPAGSPPDSRATIDIARLALEMELRLLRGVELETEVEIEHGGTGGALEIEYEEFGEYETEVEKGGEVILEELYIKREFSDAFNIRLGHFYVAVGLTTEQYHPTDFFGTRRPESETAVIPAIWHETGIEISGHTNRLTYQLQLVNGLDATGFDSQNWIVGGHQTRFEEVRATNMALVGRLDYRLIDGLTFGVSGYRGNSADNRPKPDMKDADAYVSIFDVHAVLRYNRFRAQGMYLYGNLQNADIVSERNRTLSNNLDVLRTPVASAAYAFYAEAGYDIMPFFTSRKEDQCHLFFRFDSYDTMAEMPQNFFDNPRFQRRVYTLGINYTMGNAVVLKGDYAMRRLGTDNFNGENTASFALGFQF; the protein is encoded by the coding sequence ATGAACCGACGTTTTTTATTTAGCATCTGTCTAACGCTCGCGCTGCCCATAAGCATCATGGCAGAAGACCAGAAGTCAGCGCCCAAAATCAAATTCACGGGATATGGTGAACTCATCTACTCCCACTTCGATTACGGTCCCGACCAGAAAAGCGGCCCAGCGGGTTCGCCGCCAGATAGCCGCGCCACCATAGATATCGCGCGTTTGGCACTCGAAATGGAACTGCGTCTGCTGCGCGGTGTCGAACTGGAAACCGAAGTGGAAATCGAACACGGCGGTACGGGTGGTGCCCTCGAAATCGAATACGAGGAATTTGGCGAATACGAAACCGAAGTGGAAAAAGGCGGAGAAGTCATCCTCGAAGAACTCTACATCAAACGCGAATTTAGCGACGCCTTCAACATCCGCCTGGGCCACTTCTACGTCGCGGTGGGTCTCACCACAGAGCAATACCATCCCACGGACTTTTTCGGCACTCGACGCCCCGAATCGGAAACCGCGGTTATTCCGGCAATATGGCACGAAACAGGTATTGAAATCAGTGGGCATACCAATCGCCTGACCTATCAACTCCAACTCGTCAACGGCTTAGACGCCACGGGCTTCGATTCGCAAAACTGGATAGTGGGCGGGCATCAAACGCGCTTTGAAGAAGTCCGCGCAACCAACATGGCCCTTGTGGGTCGGTTGGACTACCGCCTCATCGATGGCCTCACCTTTGGCGTATCGGGCTATCGCGGCAACAGCGCCGACAACCGCCCCAAACCCGACATGAAAGATGCGGACGCCTATGTATCCATTTTTGACGTTCACGCTGTGCTGCGATACAACCGCTTCCGCGCACAGGGCATGTACCTCTACGGAAACCTGCAAAATGCGGACATTGTCAGCGAGCGCAACCGCACATTGTCCAACAACCTCGACGTCTTGAGAACGCCCGTTGCCAGTGCCGCGTATGCATTTTACGCCGAAGCCGGGTACGACATCATGCCCTTTTTCACTTCGCGCAAGGAGGATCAATGCCATCTGTTCTTTCGATTTGACAGCTACGACACAATGGCCGAAATGCCACAGAACTTTTTTGACAACCCACGCTTCCAACGCCGCGTTTACACGCTCGGCATCAACTACACCATGGGCAACGCCGTCGTCCTGAAAGGCGACTATGCCATGCGGCGTCTGGGTACGGACAACTTCAACGGCGAAAACACCGCCAGTTTTGCACTCGGTTTTCAATTCTAA
- a CDS encoding peptidase M75: MRHITLSIILALSLAACGSKGENPVAPEPEPGYDFSPILTDFADKTVIPTYKHLADVSTDLLTAVTNLKNNPSSATLGTARAKWVAARTPWEQSEGFLFGPVDFSGYDPALDSWPVNRTDLEAVLASSDPLTKESVNNLANELKGFHTIEFLLFDEGGSKTIDDFTPRQYDYLIAATELLEDAATDLHTSWIASGENFRAEVANAGAGSSAYTTQKAAAQEMVNGMIGIADEVGNGKIADPFTEQDTRLVESQFSFNSLLDFQDNMRSIRNVYEGGYNVEAMGLDEFVKSKDSALDQRVKAEIQATITEIGKISFPFRDALATDAAQITAAQQAIATLQQTLEGDVMRLVLAEQ; encoded by the coding sequence ATGAGACACATTACCCTCAGTATCATCCTCGCCCTATCCCTCGCGGCCTGCGGCAGCAAGGGCGAAAATCCGGTCGCGCCAGAACCAGAACCTGGATACGATTTTTCACCCATCTTGACCGACTTTGCCGACAAAACAGTTATCCCGACCTACAAACACCTTGCCGACGTCTCCACAGACCTCCTCACCGCGGTGACGAATCTCAAAAACAATCCCTCGTCAGCTACGCTGGGAACAGCCCGAGCAAAATGGGTGGCCGCGCGTACGCCCTGGGAACAAAGCGAGGGTTTTTTGTTTGGACCCGTTGATTTCAGCGGCTATGACCCCGCGCTGGATTCCTGGCCCGTCAACCGCACGGACCTCGAAGCCGTCCTGGCCAGCAGCGATCCTTTGACTAAAGAATCCGTAAACAACCTCGCCAACGAACTCAAGGGATTTCACACCATTGAATTTTTGCTCTTTGACGAAGGCGGCAGCAAAACCATCGACGACTTCACCCCGCGCCAATACGATTATTTGATCGCGGCAACAGAATTGCTCGAAGATGCGGCAACAGACTTGCACACGAGTTGGATTGCATCCGGCGAAAACTTCCGCGCAGAGGTGGCCAATGCCGGCGCTGGAAGCAGTGCCTACACCACGCAAAAAGCCGCTGCCCAAGAAATGGTCAACGGCATGATCGGCATTGCCGACGAAGTCGGAAATGGCAAAATTGCCGATCCCTTTACCGAGCAAGATACGCGTCTGGTGGAATCGCAATTCAGCTTTAACTCTCTCCTCGATTTTCAAGACAACATGCGCAGCATTCGAAATGTTTATGAAGGGGGGTACAATGTTGAAGCAATGGGCCTCGATGAATTTGTCAAAAGCAAAGACTCCGCCCTCGACCAGCGTGTCAAAGCGGAAATTCAGGCAACCATCACAGAAATTGGCAAAATCTCCTTCCCATTCCGCGACGCCCTCGCCACCGATGCCGCGCAAATAACAGCGGCACAACAGGCCATTGCAACCTTGCAACAAACGCTCGAAGGGGATGTTATGCGTCTGGTATTAGCAGAACAATAG